GCACGGCGAGGACGAGTTCGTCGTGGTGCTGGAGCATTGCCCCAAGGATCGTGCGGTGCAGGTGGCGGAGACCATCCGCCAGCGGGTGGCCGAGTTGAACACTCGGCCCCTGTTCGCCCTCACCCTGAGCATGGGGCTGGTGGGCCTGGATGAGTTCGATGGGGATATCTCCGCCGCCCTCAACGCCGCGGATATGGCCGCCCACACCGCCAAGGAGCTGGGTCGCAACCGCCTCTATGTGGCCTGCAACCAGCCCCCGGAGATGAGTCAGCGGCTGTTGCAGGTGAGCAGCCTGAGCGAGCTGTCGGATGCCATGCAGGAGGGCCGTCTGCGCCTGTTCTGCCAGACCATAGCGCCGCTCAATCCCCAGCGTGACGAGCCCATCCTGGAGATCCTGCTGCGGGCGCAAAACCGCCAGGGCCAGTGGATCTCGCCGGGGGCCTTTCTGCCGGCGGTGGAGCGCTTTGGCCTGTCCCTGCCGTTGGATATCTGGGTCATTCGCCAGTGCTTCCAGTGGTTGCACGGCTTTCCCCCGGAGCAGCGGCCGCGGGTGTCGATCAATCTCTCCGGTCATTCCCTCAACGCCCCCGAACTGCTGGAGCTGATCAAGGGGGAGTACCGCCAACAGGGGCTGAATCCGGCGCGTATCTGCTTTGAGGTGACTGAGACTGCGGCGATGAGCGACAAGGACCAGGCCAAGCGCCTGCTGCGCGAGCTGGATGAACTGGGCTTTGCCATCGCCCTGGATGACTTCGGCACCGGTCACTGCTCCTATGCCTATCTGCGGGATCTGCCGGCGCGTTTTCTCAAGATCGACGGCGTCTTTGTGCGTCAGTTGGAGAGGGACCCGGTGAATCAGGAGCTGGTGGCGGCGATCAACGCCATGGCCCATGCCCTGGGCAAGCGCACCATCGCCGAGTTCGTCGAGACCCCCGAGAGCCTCGCCTTGCTGAGAAAGATCGGGGTTGATTATGCCCAGGGGTTCTATCTGGGCAAGCCCTGTCTGCTGGAGCTGCATGGCCAGCAAGAGGAGCAGCCGCAGAGGGTAGAAGACCTGCTTGAGGCGGTTCCCTGCGCGGCCTGAGGGGCAGAGAACGGAGGACTACGGACAGAGGACAGAGGACAGAGGACAGAGGACAGAGGACAGAGGACAGAGGACAGAAGATAGAGGACGGAGGGTAGTCCTTAACAGGCGTCCTGCAACAGCTCTCTGGTGTGTTCCAGGGCCTTTTGCAGATGCAGCAGGTGCTCCACCGAGGCCAGGCCCTGGGCCGCTGCCTGCTCCAGGGTCTGGGCCAGGTGGAACATGCGCGCCGCCCCCAGGCTGCCGCTGCATGATTTCAGGCCATGGGCGGCGCGGCGCAGCAGTTCGTGCTGGTCGGCGGCCAGGTGTTGCTCGATCTCGCCGAGCAGGCGCTCAGCCTCCTGCAGATAGGCCTGCACGCTGCGCGCCCAGAGCCCGCCCTGACCCCGCTGATCCAGCTCCAGCAGTTGCTCGATCTGCCCCCGGTCAAGCACTGCATGACCGACCGCCGGACCCAGCGCCGGGTCCGGTCCTCCGGGCTGGGGGTTGTCTCGCTGGCGGCCATCGCCTGGCGCAGTCGCCAGCGCGTGGTGGGCAGCCACTTCATCAACAGGGCCGCTATCTGGGCAAAGCGGAAGGGCTTGCTCAGATAATCGTCCATGCCCGCCGCCAGGCAGGCGGCCCGCGCCCCCTCCAGGGCGTGCGCGGTGAGGGCGATGATGGGGGTGCGGCGCAGGCCGCGGGCCTGCTCCAGGCGGCGGATCTTGCGGCTGGCCTGGTAGCCGTCCAGCTCCGGCATCTCGCAGTCCATGAGGATCAGCTGATATTCATCGGCCTTGCGGGCGTAGCCGCTCAGTGCCTCCAGGCCGTTGAAGGCGACATCGACCCGGCAGCCCAGGCGTTCCAGCACCGAGATGACCACCTCCTGATTGACCGGGTTATCCTCCGCCAACAGTACCCGTGCATCGTATTCATGCTCCAGTGGGTCTTGGCCGAGCAGGCGCTGGCAGGACCGCATCTGGCTCCAGGCCTGATCATCCAGGGCCTGAAAACGGGCGCTGAACCAGAAGGTAGAGCCCTGGCCCGGCTCGCTTTCAAACCAGAGATCACCGCCCATCAGGCGCGACAGCCGCTTGGCAATCACCAGCCCCAGGCCACTGCCGCCGTATTTGCGGCTGATGGAGCCGTCCGACTGACTGAAGGCCTGAAACAGGTAGGGCTGAAAGTCCAGCGGGATGCCGATGCCGTTGTCGCTGATCTCGAATTGTAGCAGGGGGCGCTCGGCCCGGGAGGGCAATAGGCTGACCCGAACACGCACCCGGCCATGGGGCTCGGTGAACTTGATCGCATTGCCCAGCAGATTGAACAGGATCTGGCTGAGGCGGCTGGCATCGCCGAGCAGTCCAGGGGGCAGGTCGGGGTTCAGTTGCGCTTGCAGATCCAGGCCCTTGTGCCGGGTCTGATCCCTGAACAGATCAACCACCTCCTGGATCACCTGGCGCAGGTCAAAGGGCTCGTTCAGCAGGTCCAGGCGGCCGGCCTGGATCTTGGAGAAGTCGAGGACGTCGTCGATGATACGCATCAGGGTCTGGCCGGAGCGCTTGATGCTTCTCAGGTAATGCCGCTGGTGCGCGTTCAGCTCGGTCTGATCGAGCAGTTCCACCATGCCCAGCACGCCGTTCATCGGGGTGCGGATCTCGTGGCTCATGGTGGCAAGGAATTCGCTTTTGGCGCGGCTGGCCTGCTCCGCGCGCTCCTTTGCCTGGTTGAGTTCGGCGGTGCGCTCATCCACCTTCTTCAGCAGTTGGTCCTGGCTGTCGCGCAGGTCCTGCTCCGCCAGCCGTTGCAGTTGCAGGGTGTCACCGAACTGCTGCACCATCTGGTTGAGCTGACGCAGTTCACGGGCACCCTGCTGGCCGGGGCTGAGGGCCTGTTGATGGTCAAGAAAACGCTGGATGCGCCCGGCCAGGCCGTTGACCGGGCGGATCACCAGCCAGTGGATCCAGAAGGACAGCACCAGCCCGGCCAACAGCAGCAGAAACACCAGGATCAGCTGCAACCAGCGCACGCCCTGATTGAGCCTGGCCTGCTCCTGGCTGGGGTCCCAGCCCAGCCGGACGACACCAATCGGCCGACCAGCGTGCGTCAGCTGTTGTTGCAGCAGGATCAGCCTGCCCTGACCGGTCCCGGCCTGGTCGCGTTGGCGTTGGATCAGGCCGCGCCCCTGCGCGTCGCTGAACTGGATGTAACGGATCTGCCCCAGCCGATCCATGCTCGCCTGGGCCAGCTGATCCAGCCGTTGCCTGTCCCCACTGGCCAGGGCATCCAGGCTGGCGGCGGTGAGCAATTGCAACTGGCTGTGGTAGAAGTCCTCCAGCAGTTGCTGTTTCTGCTGGCGGGCCAGGCCATCGATGGCCAGCCCCATGAGCAGGATCAGGATCAGACCAATCAGCCCCAGCGCCAGTGCCAGCTGAGCCCACAGCGGCCAGGCCAAGGCGGGCCTGAGACCTTGTAAAAGACGCTTCGGTTTCAAGGGGATATCTCGGTTGCCTCTGGCCCGATCCAGGCCAGGAAAGTAGGCCCCCAGTATCCCCCAGGCCCTTGAATCTTTAGTGACAGCCAAACCCAATTTCTAGCCGTGTGCCATTGCCCGGATGACAAGCCCCGGCGCTTGCGCCATACTTGGCCGTTGTGGTTTTAAGGGGCAAGCGCATGTGTCTGGGTATCCCCATGCAGATCAAATCGGTCGGTCAGTACAGCGCCCAGTGCGAGGCCAAGGGCGTGGAGCGCGAGGTGGGGCTGTTGATGCTGCAACACGAGGCGTTTCAGCCCGGTGATTTCGTCATGGTGCACCTGGGCCAGGCGATGGAGAAAATCAGCCGCGAACAGGCCCTGGCCGCCTGGGAGCTGTATGACGAGATCTTTGCCGCCGCTGGTGAGCCAAATCCTGTGACCTGACATCTGGGTTTGCTAGAAAGGGCTGTTCACCATATATTTCAAGGCGTTACACAGACTTTCAATCGGTTTTTTGCCCCTGACCGAAGGGCGCTCAATGGGTAGAGAACTGGCCTCCCCCTTTGCAAAAGGGGGATTGAGGAGGATTTTGGCGCGGGTGGTTCCGCAGGCGTTGAAGAAATCCCCCCTGCCCCCCCTTTAGTAAAGGTGGGATTTGACACCCTCTGCGTCTCTTAATTGGGTAGATCAAGGTTGCGCAGATTGAGGTTTTGACCTAAATCATGGCCCTGACCGGGCCTCGGCTGAGACCATGCCGCCTGTTTTTTTGTGAGTCCAATCATGCAACTAATCTGTCCTGCGGGCAATCTGCCCTCGCTGAAAGCGGCCATTGAGCACGGTGCCGATGCCGTCTATACCGGCCTGCGCGATACCACCAATGCCCGCCACTTTCCCGGCCTCAATCTGCAGGAGAACAACCTGGATAAGGCGCGTGAACTGACGCGCAGCAAGGGCGTGCGTCTGCTGTTGGCGGTGAATACCTATCCCCAGGCGCACAACTGGTCGGCCTGGCAGCGGGCGGTGGATGTGGCGGCCGACCTGCAGGTGGATGCCCTGATCGCCGCCGATCTCGGCGTGCTCGACTACGCCGCCCAGCGCCATCCCCAGCTGCCGCTGCACCTGTCGGTACAGGGCTCGGCCACCAACTATGAGGCCCTGCGCTTCTACAAGGAGCAATTCGGCATCCGCCGCGCCGTGCTGCCCAGGGTGCTGTCCCTGCGTCAGGTGGAGCACGTGGTGCAGAACAGCCCGGTGGAGATCGAGGTATTCGGCTTTGGCAGCCTCTGCGTCATGGTCGAGGGCCGCTGCCTGCTGTCCTCCTATGCCAGCGGTCAGTCGCCCAACACCTACGGTGCCTGCTCGCCGGCGGAGCACGTGGAATGGCGCGAGACCGCCAGCGGCATGGAGACGCGCCTGGGCTCGGTACTGATCGAACGCTACGGCAAGGACGAGCCGGCCAGCTACCCGACCATCTGCAAGGGCAGCTTTCAGGTCAGCGGCAAGACCTATCACGCCATCGAAGAACCCACCAGCCTGAACACCCTGGAGCTGCTGCCGGAACTGCTGCGCATGGGCGTGGCGGCAATCAAGATCGAGGGCCGCCAGCGCAGCCCGGCCTATGTGGCGCAGGTCACCCAGGTCTGGCGTCAGGCCATAGACCGGGCCCAGCGCGACCCGGCGGCCTACCAGACCACGGCGGAGTGGAACGGTGCCCTGGCCAAGGTATCCGAGGGCAGCCAGACCACCCTGGGTGCCTATAGCAGGCCCTGGCAATGAGCCCGCGTCTCGCCCTGGGGCCGGTGCTCTACTTCTGGCCAGAACAGCAACTGCGCGACTTTTATGCCGAAATCGCCGAGATGCCGGTGGATATCGTCTATCTGGGCGAGACCGTGTGCAGCAAGCGGCGCAGCCTGGACCTGGATGGCTGGTTGCAGATTGCCGAGCAGCTGGCCGCAGCGGGCAAGGAGGTGGTGCTCTCGGCCATGTGTCTGCTGGAGGCGGAATCGGAGCTTAAACAGCTGAGGCGCCTGTGCGCCAATGGCTGCTTTGCCGTCGAGGCCAATGACATGGGCGCGGTGCAGCTGCTGGCGGGCCAAGGCCCCTGGGTGGCGGGTACCGGCATCAACAACTACAACCCGCATGGGCTTGCGGTGCTGGCGCGTCAGGGCATGCAGCGCTGGGTTCTGCCGGTGGAGCTGGGCCGCGACAGCCTCAGGGCCATGCGCGCCGAGCTGCCCGAGGGGCTGCAGACCGAGGTGTTTGCCTATGGCCGCCTGCCCCTGGCCTATTCCGCCCGCTGCTACACGGCACGGCACTACAACCTGCCCAAGGACGACTGCCAGCTGCGCTGCCTGGACCATCCCGATGGCCTGCTGATGCAGACCCAGGAGGATCAGGCCTTTCTCACCCTCAACGGCATCCAGACCCTATCGGCGCAGACCCAAAGCCTGCTGGCCGATGTGCCCGAATTGCTGCAACTGGGGGTGGACGTGTTGCGCCTAAGCCCGCAGTCGAGCCAGACCGGCCGGGTGATCCGCGCCTTCCGTCAGGCCCTTGACCATCCGCAGCAGGCGGCGGAACTGGCGCAAGGCCTGCAGCCGATCATGCCCGGCGGGGCCTGCAACGGCTACTGGCACGGCAGGGCGGGGATTCAGAAATTGTGAAGTTCGAAGGGAGAAGGGTGAAAGGCCAAGCGAGCCCTCGTTTCCTTGCTCGTGAAACCCGACAGCACAGGGCGGGCCGCGCCCACTGCCGAGCCAAAGGGCGAGGAGCTTCCCCTTGGTGAAGGCTGCCCCACAAGCCAACTGCTGAAGGCTGGCAGCTGGTGGCTGGCTACCGAAACACTCGCTGATACAGGTCCAGGGTCTTGTCCAGGCCCTGCTGGGCGAAGCCGGGCAGGGGCAGTTCGTCCCAGTCCAGGCTATCGAGGAAGTTCTTGATGCTCAGGCCCAGGCCGGTGTCGCCCTGGATCGACAGGCGACGCTGAAAGAACAGGGTGTCCGGGTCCTCGCGTCGGGTCAGCAGCAACAGAAAATCGTGCAAATGGCCGCTGAGGATGACATCCGGCGGGTTATGGCTGATCTGCATCCGCCCGTCCTCCAGGGTCAGCCGGTAGTCGATGCCGGCGTCCTGGATACTCACCTGCAGGGTGCGGCCCTGCATCATGTCCAGTTCGGCATCGGCCAATTGCTGGGCCAGGGTGTGGTTGAGCATCCGCGCCAGCAGCCTGCTGTGCAGCCCGCCGGGCATCAGGCGCAGGGGCAGGGACAGGGGCCTGGGCAAGCGGATCTGCCGGGGCGGTTGATCCAGGGGCTGGTCTGCGGACGGGTGCAGGGAATGGCTGCGGAACATGCTGGCTGTCTCTTAAAATCACTGAACTTGGCCACAGTTTCCACCCCTCGGCCAAATCTGCCATTGATATAGCGCAAGAAAAACCGATTCGGCCCCGGCCTTTGCCCTGCCCGTTGCGCGGCAAGACCTTTCGGCTTCCGTGGTGAAGCGGCAGCCAGGGGGTGATAAGGTGCGTGCTGTGCCTGGTGGTAGGCCTTTATTTCCAGCCCTGTTCACCCGCATCCCAGTCCTAACGGACATGGAGCGGGCAGCGCCACCCCGGAACATGAAACACCTTCTTGTGCGCTTCGGGACTCGGGTCTCGGGACGCGAAAATTGGCACGGATGTTTCGCAGTAATCAACTAAATTACACCATAGCCTTGATGAAATTTTGCCCTTATTCGCCATTGCGCGCAGGCCGGATGGCCCTTTACCCATGAGCAGCATACTGCCACAGAAGGTCAACACCTTCGGTCAGGACCTGCTGCGCCGTTACGGCCAGCGGGTGCACAAGATCGCCATTCACGCCGGCTTCACCTGCCCCAACCGGGACGGCAGCAAGGGCCGGGGAGGTTGTACCTTCTGCAACAACGTCTCCTTCGGACCCGGACTGCGGGAAGACCCGGACGTGGCCGGCCAGATCGAGATCGGCCGACGGGTGATCGCCAAACGCACCAAGGCGCAGTTGTTCTTCGCCTATTTTCAGACCTACACCAACACCTACGCCAGTGTTGCCGAGCTGGACCGTCTGTACCGGGGTGCCCTGGCGGTGCCAGGGGTGGTGGGGCTGTCCGTGGGTACCCGGCCGGATTGCGTCTCCGCCGAGGTGTTGGACCTGCTCTGCGGTTACCGGGATGAGGGCTACGAGGTCTGGTTGGAGCTGGGCCTGCAAAGCGCCTTTGACAAGACCCTGGAGCGGGTCAATCGCGGCCATGGCTTTGCCGATTACGAGCACACCGCCCAGGCGGCGCGGGCCAGAGGCCTGCCGCTCTGTACCCACCTGATCATCGGCCTGCCCGGCGAGGGCGGGGCAGAGTCACTGATCAGCCTGGATCGGGTGGTGGCGCTGGGGGTGGACGGCCTCAAGCTGCACCCCCTGCATGTGGTGCGAGGCACCCAGCTGGCCAACGAGTGGCGCCGGGGCGAGTATCAGCCCCTGGGGTTCGAGGAGTATCTGCAGATCGCCGCCGACATGGTCGAGCGCACCCCGCCCGAGGTCAGCTTTCACCGCCTCACCGCCACCGCCCAGGGCGATCTGTTGCTGGCCCCGGACTGGTGCGGACGCAAGTGGCGGGTAATCGACGGCATTGCCGCCGAACTGCAAAGGCGCGATACCCAGCAGGGCTCCCGCTATCGGCCTCAGCGGTAGTAGGGACGTACATAGGGGCAGAGCTTGACCACGCCGCCGTAGGTGACGAAGGTGTCTGACTCCCAATCATAGGAACGGTAATCGCGGTCGCAGCGGCGCTTGGCCGATTTATAGCCCCCCTTGCCGCTGTAGCTGGGCTGGCTGTTGTGGTTGGCGATAATGGCCCCGATCAGGGCACCGGCCACCAGCGGCACCACGATATTCCGGCCGCGATGCGAGGAACGGCGCGGGGCCTGTTGCGGGCTATACCGATGGGGGCGGCGATGGTGCCGTACCTGCTGGATCTCCTGGCGCGATGAATGGAAGACCCCATCCCTCTGGGCCTGATCCAGCCACCTCGGCTGGGCCTGAACCGAACCTGCGGCAAGCAGGGCGGCACCGAATAACAGGGGTTTGATGGTGTAATGCATGGGGATTCTCCGTGGTTGCCATGGTTCCCAGTATAGGCAACCCGGCTGAACCCAGGCTGAACCAGGAACAGGCCGAGAATTCGGGGTCAGGTCTAGAATAGAAGCCTTTGTTTTTTTCGTTCCCACGCGATGTGTGGGAACGCAGCGCCTCCCGCGCCGCAGAACCAACGAACCGCATAATTTGACGCCCTTGGGCCTTGATCCGGTCTATATCAAGTAGCAGATGTATGGCCAGGGCGAAGAGGGTCCGCAGCGCGGAACTTTGGCATTCCCACGCGGCGCGTGGGAACGAGAAAGTGGCAAAACATGCTCCAAATCAGGATCGCAAAGGGCGCAAAGGTCACGCAAAGAACGCAAAGAGTTCCCTGATTACCCATAATTCTCAGCCAAAGTATGACATCGGTGGACTCGCAGCGTGTTCTAGGTCGGGCTTTGGCCCGATCTAGAGGATTTAGCTGTAATACAAAGTGATTGTCCTATTGTTGTCTGCTGTCATTTTGCTAGACAAAAGTGGCTTTGCTGGATCCTAGTAGAAGTTGATTTGTATTGGCTGACCGAGCTTGTGCTATTATTATGAACCATTAACCACCAACCTTATTGTATGCCATGGCAATAAACTCTTTTACTGACTCGAACTCTGTTTCTGAGGATATGGTAAACTCTACATCTCCAGTGCCATAGTGACCTATTGAAGTAACATCTCTGTAGTATGGAGTTTCGTTAGGAATGTCAGACGGCTTAAGCTTTAAGAACAGCTTAATATTTTTTCCTTTTACTTCCATACATGCAATATTCTGAGAAATTTTGTACGCGATATAGAGCTTTTTGGGGATTTCTTCTATGGACTCATCCAAGCCAAGAATAAATTCGCGAATTGTCATTGTTAGCGCATGAATTTCTTCGCTTTTTCCTTCAAGTCGTTCGTTGATCGTATAAGTTGTCGTGGCGCGAGTTAGTGCGGCTTTTTTGCCAGCTTCAACCATAACAGGATTTTTATATCTGTTTTCGGTTACAACAGCAGATGTGGTGGATGCCGTTGGTTTCGAAGTATGAAAAATTTCTTCAAGGTAAAGTGAGTTATTAGAAAATAATCGATATTTCCATAGCTCGATATTTGCACCCATGACTTGCACAGCGTGCAAGTCATACTTTTTATAGTTTGGAGCAAGACAAATAACCCTAACGTCAGACCAATCTACCTTGACTCCGCTTCCGAGTTGTTTTTGTACGGCGATTTCAAAATCACCCTTATGGTCTTGAATCCAATGTAGGTAGAAAAGACTTTGGTTTATCAGTTCTGATGATTCGATTTTTTTGTATTCGATAATGACAGGATTGTCTTCCTCTGATAATGCGAGGCTGTCGATTCTTCCAGCATGTTGAGCGCCAGTTGAGAACTCACTCGCAATAAATCTGCAATTGAAGACTGTTTCGAGATTTTTCTCAATCAGGGACTGCAGATCCTTTTCCAGTACAAAGTTCTTCTGTTCTACGGCAGATAATTTGTCACCTGAAATGTCAAAAATTGGCACTTGATGATTGCTCCATTAAAAATTACTGTGAAACAGCATTGCCGTTGTCCATCATCCTGGGAGCTCCGAGCGCTGGCTCGGAGGTGCAAAGTAATAGCCTGCTGAGCAGACACTCGTATGTTCTGCAGTGCCTCCCCGGATTCCGCTTCGCTGCATCCGGGCTACAGAACTGCAACTTTTGTAACCCTTTGCGCCCTTTGCGTCTTCTTAGCGTCCTTTGCGATCCAACAAAAGCGCTGCCAAAGCCCATCAACCCCAGTTTAGCGCCATTTTGGCCGGTGCCCAAAACGCCAGCGGCCAGCTTTTTCGAGCTGGCCGCTGGTGGCTGCTGGCTGACGGCTGTCGGCCGACTAACGGTTCTGGCGATTCTGGATCAGGTCATCCACCACCGTTGGGTCGGCGAGGGTGGAGGTGTCGCCCAGGGCGTCGATCTCGTTGGCGGCGATCTTGCGCAGGATGCGGCGCATGATCTTGCCCGAGCGGGTCTTGGGCAGGCTGGGGGCCCACTGGATGATGTTGACCTTGGCGATGGGGCCGATCTCGGTGCGCACCAGTTTGACCAGTTCCGCAGCCAGCTCGTCGCTGCCCTCTTCGTCCGCCATCAGGGTGACGTAGGCGTAGATGCCCTGACCGGTGAGGTCGTGCGGGTAGCCCACCACGGCGGCCTCGGCAACCTTATCGTGCAGCACCAGGGCGGATTCGATCTCGGCGGTGCCCAGACGATGGCCGGAGACGTTGAGCACGTCATCGACGCGGCCGGTGATCCAGTAGTAGCCGTCCTCGTCGCGGCGGGCGCCGTCGCCGGTGAAGTAGTAGCCGGGGAACATGGCGAAGTAGGTCTCGAAGAAGCGCTTGTGGTCGCCGTAAACGGTGCGCATCATCGATGGCCAGGGGTGTTTGATGGCCAGGTTGCCCTCGGCGGGGTTGCCCTCGATCTCATGGCCCTGATCGTCCAGCAGGCAGGGTTGCACGCCGAAGAAGGGCAAGGTGGCGGAGCCGGGCTTGAGCGGGGTGGCGCCGGGCAGGGGGGTGAGCATGTGGGCGCCGGTTTCGGTCTGCCACCAGGTATCGACGATGGGGCAGCGCTCTTCACCCACCACGCGGTGATACCACTCCCAGGCCTCGGGGTTGATCGGTTCGCCGACGGTACCGAGCAGGCGCAGGCTCTTGCGGCTGGTCTTCTTCACCGGCTCTTCGCCGGCACCCATCAGGGAGCGGATGGCGGTGGGGGCGGTGTAGAAGGTGGCGACATTGTGCTTGTCGCACACCTGCCAGAAGCGGGAGATGTCCGGGTAGGTGGGGATGCCTTCGAACATCAGGGTGGTGGCACCGTTGGTCAGGGGGCCATAGACGATGTAGCTGTGGCCGGTGACCCAGCCGACGTCGGCGGTACACCAATAGACCTCGCCGTCCTTGTAGTCGAATACCGTCTTGTGGGTCATGGCGGTTTGCAGCAGGTAGCCGGCGGTGTTGTGCTGCACGCCCTTGGGCTTGCCGGTGGAGCCGGAGGTGTAGAGGATGAACAGGGGGTCTTCGGCGTCCATTTCTTCCGCCGGGCAGACCGGATCGGCTGCGGCCAGGGCCTCGTGATACCAGATATCGCGCTGCTCGTCCCATTCCACCGGCTCGCCGCCGCGCTGGACGACGATGCAGCTGGTGACGCCGGGGCACTGGGCTATGGCCTTGTCGGCATTGGCCTTGAGCGGAACCTTGCGACCGCCGCGCAGGGATTGGTCGGAGGTGATGACCAGCTTGCAGTCGGAATCCTGGATGCGATCGCGCAGGGCATCCGGAGAAAAACCGCCGAAGACGATGGAATGCACCGCGCCGATGCGGGTGCAGGCGAGCATGGCCACGGCGGCCTCGGGGATCATGGGCAGATAGAGGGAGACGCGGTCGCCCTTCTTTACGCCACGGGACTTGAGCACGTTGGCGAAGCGGCTGACTTCTTCGTGCAGCTGGCGATAGGTGATCTTGCGGTCTTCGTTGGGGTCGTCGCCTTCCCAGATGATGGCGATTTGATCACCCCGGTTTTCCAGGTGACGGTCCAGACAGTTGTAGGAGACGTTGAGCTTGCCGCCCTTGAACCATTCGATATGCAGATCGTCCTGCTTGAGGCTCCAGTCCAGGGTGGTATCCCAGGGTTTGAACCAGGTCAGATAGGCATTGGCCTGCTCGGCCCAGAAGCCCGCTGGGTCTTCGATGGAGCGGCGGTACATGTCATCGTATTGCGCCTTGGTGACGTTGGCCTGGGCAGCGAAGGCCTCGGGTACCGGGTATGTCTTGTTTTCAGCCATTTTTTCCTCCGGATAGGGTGTGGTGTGGGCTGATTCTACACCAATATCAACGGTCAGCCATCAGCTATCAGCGGCCAGCCTTCAGCCGTCAGCCGCCAGCGGTCAGCCTGCCGAGTCCTCAATACTTGCCGCGGTACTCCAGCTCCTTGAGCGGCACATGGCGCTCCGGCAGGCGCTGTACCGTGAGGGCCTGGAACAGTTCGGCAGTGGCCAGGGCGTCGGTCAGGGCGTTGTGCGCCTTGTAACGGGGCAGGTTGAAGCGGTTGCGCAGGGCGTTCAGGCGCAGGTCGGATTGTTGCAGGTAGAGATTGCGGTTGTCGATCC
This is a stretch of genomic DNA from gamma proteobacterium SS-5. It encodes these proteins:
- the acs gene encoding acetate--CoA ligase, producing the protein MAENKTYPVPEAFAAQANVTKAQYDDMYRRSIEDPAGFWAEQANAYLTWFKPWDTTLDWSLKQDDLHIEWFKGGKLNVSYNCLDRHLENRGDQIAIIWEGDDPNEDRKITYRQLHEEVSRFANVLKSRGVKKGDRVSLYLPMIPEAAVAMLACTRIGAVHSIVFGGFSPDALRDRIQDSDCKLVITSDQSLRGGRKVPLKANADKAIAQCPGVTSCIVVQRGGEPVEWDEQRDIWYHEALAAADPVCPAEEMDAEDPLFILYTSGSTGKPKGVQHNTAGYLLQTAMTHKTVFDYKDGEVYWCTADVGWVTGHSYIVYGPLTNGATTLMFEGIPTYPDISRFWQVCDKHNVATFYTAPTAIRSLMGAGEEPVKKTSRKSLRLLGTVGEPINPEAWEWYHRVVGEERCPIVDTWWQTETGAHMLTPLPGATPLKPGSATLPFFGVQPCLLDDQGHEIEGNPAEGNLAIKHPWPSMMRTVYGDHKRFFETYFAMFPGYYFTGDGARRDEDGYYWITGRVDDVLNVSGHRLGTAEIESALVLHDKVAEAAVVGYPHDLTGQGIYAYVTLMADEEGSDELAAELVKLVRTEIGPIAKVNIIQWAPSLPKTRSGKIMRRILRKIAANEIDALGDTSTLADPTVVDDLIQNRQNR
- a CDS encoding BA14K family protein, coding for MHYTIKPLLFGAALLAAGSVQAQPRWLDQAQRDGVFHSSRQEIQQVRHHRRPHRYSPQQAPRRSSHRGRNIVVPLVAGALIGAIIANHNSQPSYSGKGGYKSAKRRCDRDYRSYDWESDTFVTYGGVVKLCPYVRPYYR